In Lonchura striata isolate bLonStr1 chromosome 14, bLonStr1.mat, whole genome shotgun sequence, one genomic interval encodes:
- the RAB9B gene encoding ras-related protein Rab-9B produces the protein MSGKSLLLKVILLGDGGVGKSSLMNRYVTNKFDSQAFHTIGVEFLNRDLEVDGRFVTLQIWDTAGQERFKSLRTPFYRGADCCLLTFSVDDRQSFENLSNWQKEFIYYADVKDPEHFPFVVLGNKIDKLERQVSTEEARAWCMENGNYPYLETSAKDDTNVTVAFEEAVRQVLAVEEQLEHCMLGHTIDLNSSSKSGSSCC, from the coding sequence ATGAGCGGGAAGTCCTTGCTCCTAAAGGTTATTCTCCTTGGAGATGGTGGAGTTGGGAAGAGCTCCCTCATGAACCGGTACGTCACCAACAAGTTTGACTCGCAGGCATTCCACACGATTGGGGTGGAGTTCTTGAACCGGGACCTGGAGGTGGACGGGCGTTTTGTGACCCTCCAGATTTGGGACACTGCGGGACAGGAGAGGTTCAAGAGCCTGCGGACGCCGTTTTACCGGGGAGCAGACTGCTGCCTGCTGACCTTCAGCGTGGATGACCGGCAGAGCTTTGAGAACCTCAGTAACTGGCAGAAGGAGTTTATCTATTATGCTGATGTGAAGGACCCTGAACACTTCCCATTTGTAGTCCTGGGCAACAAGATAGACAAACTGGAGAGACAAGTGAGCACAGAGGAGGCCCGGGCATGGTGCATGGAAAACGGTAACTATCCGTACCTGGAGACTAGTGCCAAGGATGACACCAATGTGACGGTGGCCTTTGAGGAAGCCGTGAGACAGGTGCTGGCagtggaggagcagctggagcactgcatGCTGGGCCACACCATTGACCTGAACTCCAGCTCCAAGTCGGGCTCTTCCTGTTGTTGA